A genome region from Pygocentrus nattereri isolate fPygNat1 chromosome 6, fPygNat1.pri, whole genome shotgun sequence includes the following:
- the gpr18 gene encoding N-arachidonyl glycine receptor gives MEHNESLYVPPVFRTASLVFYGFIFCVGLVVNFTALWVFALTTKRRSSVTIYMINVAVVDLIFILLLPFRMAYYSMDFWPFGDMFCRINAALTVLYPCLALWLFALVSADRYVAIVQPRHSKVLKNVNKAMLSCAGVWIMTLGGTAPLLFLEEDPDQFSNHTTCLKMHDIVYLRRDNPVHFTRLGFFFLVPMFIMVGCYIVIVDNLIHGRTSKLKPKVKQKSIRIIITLIAQVLVCFVPFHICFVFLLLEDSSQDYSTWGAFTTFLMNMSTVLDIILYYIVSKQFQDRVISVILYRNYLRSVRRKSRHTGSVRSLSNLTSAMI, from the coding sequence ATGGAACACAACGAGTCTTTGTACGTCCCTCCAGTTTTCAGAACGGCCAGCCTGGTGTTTTATGGCTTCATATTCTGTGTGGGTCTAGTGGTCAATTTTACGGCCCTTTGGGTCTTTGCCCTTACCACAAAAAGAAGAAGCTCCGTCACTATCTACATGATCAATGTGGCTGTGGTGGATCTTATCTTCATTCTACTGCTACCCTTCCGCATGGCTTACTATAGCATGGATTTCTGGCCATTTGGAGACATGTTCTGCAGGATCAATGCTGCTCTGACTGTTCTCTACCCCTGTCTAGCTCTCTGGCTGTTCGCCCTTGTTAGCGCTGACCGCTATGTAGCTATAGTGCAGCCGCGACACAGCAAGGTGTTGAAGAACGTAAACAAGGCCATGCTGTCGTGCGCAGGCGTGTGGATAATGACCCTCGGTGGCACAGCCCCACTGCTCTTTCTTGAGGAAGATCCAGACCAGTTTTCCAACCACACCACCTGCCTGAAGATGCACGACATTGTCTACCTGAGGCGGGACAACCCTGTCCACTTCACTCGTCTGGGTTTCTTTTTCTTGGTGCCCATGTTTATTATGGTGGGCTGCTACATCGTCATCGTAGACAACCTCATACATGGCCGGACATCCAAGCTGAAgccaaaagtaaaacaaaagtcCATCCGCATCATCATCACACTTATCGCCCAGGTGCTCGTGTGCTTTGTGCCTTTCCATATCTGCTTTGTGTTCCTGCTTTTGGAAGACAGCAGCCAGGACTACAGCACCTGGGGTGCCTTCACCACATTCCTAATGAACATGAGCACAGTGCTGGACATCATACTTTACTACATTGTGTCCAAGCAGTTCCAGGACCGAGTGATCAGCGTGATCCTCTACAGGAACTACCTAAGAAGTGTGCGCAGGAAGAGCCGGCACACAGGCAGCGTTCGCTCCCTCAGTAATCTGACCAGTGCAATGATCTGA
- the gpr183a gene encoding G-protein coupled receptor 183-A: MMTTSNSTSSDESTADNCTNLYDHRGWARVFLPTVYCVVFVVGLLGNVLALHVIWPNMKKINSTTIYSANLVVSDILFALALPLRVVYYGMGFHWPMGEGLCKAMALLFYINMYAGVNFMTCLSVDRFIAVVLPLRFGRFRKVHNVRNICVAVWVVVLVQTLPLLSMPMTHVEHDGHITCMEYPNFEQVEGLPFMLIGAVFLGYGIPLITILACYSALCSKLRLLAKTNQLTEKSGRSRKAIGVICCVILVFVVCYSPYHIDLLQYMVRKLQYQPDCGELHNFQISLHITVCLMNLNSSLDPFIYFFACKGYKKKIMKLLKRQVSMSFSSVVRTSPEGSSPDALGNDKIHMSSRGYARERSSMITGD, from the coding sequence ATGATGACAACTTCAAACAGCACTAGCAGCGATGAGTCCACTGCTGACAACTGCACCAACCTGTATGACCATCGTGGCTGGGCACGGGTGTTTCTGCCCACGGTATACTGTGTGGTTTTTGTTGTGGGGCTGTTGGGTAATGTGCTAGCCCTACATGTGATCTGGCCCAATATGAAGAAGATCAACTCCACCACGATCTACTCAGCCAATCTTGTTGTATCAGATATCTTGTTCGCACTTGCTCTTCCACTGCGGGTGGTCTACTACGGGATGGGATTCCACTGGCCGATGGGTGAAGGCCTGTGCAAGGCCATGGCCCTGCTTTTCTACATCAACATGTATGCTGGCGTGAACTTCATGACCTGCCTGAGCGTGGATCGCTTTATTGCCGTGGTGCTGCCTCTCCGCTTTGGCCGCTTCCGCAAGGTCCACAATGTGCGTAACATCTGCGTGGCAGTGTGGGTGGTGGTGCTGGTTCAGACCCTGCCACTGCTCTCAATGCCTATGACTCATGTGGAGCATGACGGCCACATCACTTGTATGGAGTACCCCAACTTTGAGCAAGTGGAGGGCTTACCCTTCATGCTGATTGGCGCCGTGTTCCTGGGATATGGCATCCCTCTGATCACCATCCTGGCATGCTACTCTGCACTTTGCTCCAAGCTTCGTCTGCTGGCCAAGACCAACCAGCTTACGGAGAAGTCTGGCCGTAGTCGCAAAGCCATTGGTGTGATCTGCTGCGTCATCCTAGTCTTTGTAGTCTGCTACAGCCCCTATCACATTGACCTGCTGCAATACATGGTCAGAAAACTGCAGTACCAGCCTGACTGCGGGGAGCTGCATAACTTCCAGATATCTCTGCACATCACTGTCTGTCTCATGAACCTCAACTCCTCCCTAGACCCCTTCATCTACTTCTTTGCCTGCAAGGGCTACAAGAAGAAGATAATGAAGCTGCTTAAGAGGCAGGTGAGCATGTCTTTCTCCAGTGTGGTCAGGACATCCCCAGAGGGCTCTTCTCCAGATGCCCTAGGCAATGACAAAATCCACATGAGCAGCAGAGGCTACGCTAGAGAGCGAAGCAGCATGATAACAGGTGACTGA